Proteins from one Aureimonas sp. SA4125 genomic window:
- a CDS encoding YbfB/YjiJ family MFS transporter, whose protein sequence is MSPLSRLLLGGFLTLAVVMGVGRFYYTPLLPIMRAEHGFGVDTAGLIAGFNFAGYLLGSLLVTLVSGAAMRLATFRLGLVLSVATTLAMGFTENLPLWYALRALSGIASALAMISAAGIIAEALARIGQEARIGWVFGGVGSGIAASGLLVHLAEPHLSAASLWIAAGLGCAALLPVMLAFVGDRDLQAFARTHPHTKRIPRPLPFWPLFASYTAEGLGYSVFATFIVAIVKSRPGLEDIGSWVWIIVGLAGLPSCLFWSALAERIGFSLALLLAFLTQILGIPLPVMSDSGTAALAAAVLFGGTFIPITLLTMPLGRKGLNGRGFAVLTAGFGLGQMLGPVATGWLVEGPADYDTALLASAGVVTAGAAMLAVAMARREGVA, encoded by the coding sequence ATGTCACCCCTGTCGCGCCTCCTCCTCGGCGGTTTCCTGACGCTCGCCGTGGTGATGGGCGTCGGGCGCTTCTACTACACGCCGCTGCTGCCGATCATGCGCGCCGAGCACGGGTTCGGCGTCGATACCGCCGGCCTCATCGCCGGCTTTAACTTTGCCGGCTACCTCTTGGGCTCGCTCCTCGTCACCCTCGTCTCGGGCGCGGCGATGCGGCTCGCCACCTTCCGCCTCGGCCTCGTCCTCAGCGTGGCGACGACATTGGCCATGGGATTCACCGAAAACCTGCCGCTCTGGTACGCGCTGCGCGCCCTGTCGGGCATCGCCAGCGCGCTCGCGATGATCTCGGCCGCCGGCATCATCGCCGAAGCGCTCGCCAGGATCGGACAGGAGGCGCGCATCGGCTGGGTGTTCGGCGGCGTCGGCTCGGGCATCGCCGCCTCCGGCCTTCTCGTCCACCTCGCCGAGCCGCATCTTTCCGCAGCCAGCCTCTGGATCGCCGCCGGCCTCGGCTGCGCCGCGCTGCTGCCGGTGATGCTCGCCTTCGTCGGCGACCGCGACCTCCAGGCCTTCGCCCGCACCCACCCCCACACCAAGCGCATCCCCCGCCCGCTCCCCTTCTGGCCGCTGTTTGCGAGCTACACGGCAGAAGGCCTCGGCTATTCCGTCTTCGCCACCTTCATCGTCGCCATCGTCAAATCCCGCCCGGGCCTCGAAGACATCGGCAGCTGGGTCTGGATCATCGTCGGCCTCGCCGGCCTGCCGAGCTGCCTCTTCTGGAGCGCGCTGGCCGAACGCATCGGCTTCTCCCTCGCCCTCCTCCTCGCCTTCCTGACGCAGATCCTCGGCATCCCCTTGCCTGTCATGAGCGACAGCGGCACCGCCGCGCTCGCCGCCGCCGTCCTCTTCGGCGGCACCTTCATCCCCATTACCCTCCTCACCATGCCGCTCGGCCGCAAAGGCCTGAACGGCCGCGGCTTCGCCGTCCTGACGGCGGGATTCGGCTTGGGTCAGATGCTGGGGCCGGTGGCGACGGGCTGGCTGGTGGAGGGGCCAGCGGACTACGACACGGCGCTGCTGGCCTCGGCGGGGGTGGTCACGGCGGGCGCGGCGATGCTGGCGGTGGCGATGGCGAGGCGGGAGGGGGTGGCATAG
- a CDS encoding IS5 family transposase produces MAWSGIARREHSREGLRYPSDMTDREWMVTAPFIPAAKRGGRRRSADMREVVNALLYIASSGCAWRLLPKCFPPVSTVRRYFYAWRDAGLFDAINMALVMSLREIEGREASPSAGVIDSQSVKTTESGGICGYDAGKKIKGRKRHILTDTCGFLVMILVHAADIQDRDGAVDVLKAIRRRFPWLRHVFADGGYAGQKLRDAIARHGDWTIEIIKRSDVAKGFEILPRRWVVERTFAWLGRCRRLAKDWETSVSSSTAWALIASIRMLTRRTARYCYA; encoded by the coding sequence ATGGCATGGTCTGGTATTGCCCGGCGCGAGCATAGCCGGGAGGGGTTGCGGTATCCAAGCGATATGACGGATCGGGAGTGGATGGTGACGGCTCCGTTTATCCCAGCCGCGAAACGCGGAGGGCGGCGCCGCTCGGCGGACATGCGCGAAGTTGTGAACGCCTTGCTCTACATCGCATCGAGCGGATGTGCATGGCGGCTGTTGCCCAAATGCTTTCCGCCGGTTTCGACGGTGCGGCGCTATTTTTACGCGTGGCGCGATGCCGGTCTGTTCGATGCGATCAACATGGCGCTGGTCATGAGCCTGCGCGAAATCGAAGGACGCGAAGCCTCGCCCAGTGCCGGTGTCATCGATAGCCAGTCGGTCAAAACCACGGAAAGCGGCGGGATTTGCGGCTATGACGCCGGCAAGAAGATCAAGGGCCGCAAGCGCCATATCCTCACCGACACCTGCGGCTTCCTGGTCATGATTCTCGTGCATGCCGCCGATATTCAAGACCGGGACGGCGCCGTCGATGTGCTCAAGGCGATACGCCGGCGTTTCCCGTGGCTGCGCCATGTCTTCGCCGATGGCGGTTACGCCGGGCAGAAACTGCGCGACGCGATCGCCCGCCATGGCGACTGGACCATCGAGATCATCAAGCGATCAGATGTCGCCAAAGGCTTCGAGATCCTGCCTCGACGGTGGGTCGTCGAGCGCACTTTCGCGTGGCTCGGACGATGCCGCCGCCTCGCAAAAGACTGGGAAACTTCCGTCTCCTCTTCAACCGCATGGGCGCTGATCGCCTCCATCCGCATGCTTACCCGGCGAACCGCAAGATATTGCTACGCTTGA
- a CDS encoding helix-turn-helix transcriptional regulator, with product MSDVKRPMINQALRLLRLYLGISQKRIATELEISQSMISDIENGSKPVSMEVLERYSTKFNIKMSQILFFAEELNGEPVKTRGKLIIANRVLSLLDTLSPREIADAS from the coding sequence ATGAGCGATGTTAAGCGTCCAATGATTAATCAAGCACTTCGGCTGCTGCGCCTGTATCTAGGGATTTCGCAGAAGCGTATCGCCACGGAGCTTGAAATTTCCCAGTCTATGATTTCCGATATCGAGAACGGCTCGAAGCCCGTCTCCATGGAAGTTCTTGAGAGATACAGCACTAAATTCAATATCAAGATGTCTCAAATCCTGTTTTTTGCAGAAGAGCTCAATGGAGAGCCAGTTAAAACGCGAGGGAAGCTTATAATTGCGAATAGAGTTCTATCTCTGCTCGACACTTTGTCGCCGCGGGAGATTGCTGATGCTTCCTAG
- a CDS encoding reverse transcriptase family protein produces the protein MLPRSQQRERYELERSPLAQKPTQRDVAQLLGETRDDLRRLRNYKEHFIVRRTAIIGKKGKIRELAYPEGRLRALHERLKYQLNKVKQPNYLFSPRLRRSQRDNAALHLEQNQYLTLDLKQFYPSTNESMVRSWMRDQLGMYEDVSGLLTDLCTVDGKVSFGSPLTPVLCSLIHKSMFDQIARICDNRGLTYSVWVDDLTISGRFIPGEVLNEIRWVVRDAGLKSHAVKYRNGNRPVFITGIGVVGRKLIAPSSLNLKIRVAWSEYHTALSDDERDEICQRLLSYLGTLRHISGSTSETGRKISDQMNSLRQKRSARRFASEATRNEVTKSPPAPKMADPLGLPW, from the coding sequence ATGCTTCCTAGAAGTCAACAGCGAGAGCGCTATGAGCTCGAGCGTTCACCGTTAGCGCAAAAGCCAACCCAGAGAGATGTTGCTCAATTACTTGGTGAAACGCGCGACGACCTACGTAGACTTCGAAATTACAAAGAACACTTTATAGTACGCAGAACAGCCATCATCGGCAAGAAGGGCAAAATCCGCGAGCTGGCCTATCCGGAAGGTCGGCTACGAGCCCTACACGAGCGCCTTAAGTACCAGCTTAATAAGGTTAAACAGCCGAATTACTTATTTAGTCCGCGTCTGCGCCGAAGTCAACGAGACAATGCAGCACTACACCTCGAGCAAAATCAGTATCTAACACTTGATCTTAAGCAGTTCTATCCTTCCACAAATGAAAGTATGGTCAGGTCGTGGATGCGCGATCAACTTGGAATGTACGAGGATGTTTCTGGACTGCTAACTGACTTATGCACGGTTGATGGCAAAGTTTCCTTTGGCTCCCCCTTAACTCCGGTACTGTGCAGTCTAATTCATAAGTCTATGTTCGATCAGATCGCTCGTATTTGCGATAATCGGGGATTGACATATTCGGTATGGGTTGACGATCTCACTATTTCAGGTCGTTTTATTCCAGGAGAGGTCCTGAATGAAATACGTTGGGTGGTACGTGATGCAGGACTGAAATCGCATGCGGTTAAATATAGAAATGGAAATCGTCCGGTATTTATAACAGGTATCGGAGTGGTCGGGCGCAAACTTATCGCGCCAAGCTCGCTAAATCTGAAAATTAGAGTTGCGTGGTCTGAATATCATACAGCGCTGTCGGATGATGAGCGCGACGAAATCTGCCAGCGCCTGCTTTCATATTTAGGAACTCTACGCCATATATCCGGATCAACCTCGGAAACAGGCCGTAAGATTTCCGATCAGATGAACTCACTGAGACAGAAAAGGTCCGCAAGGCGATTTGCATCAGAAGCCACACGTAATGAAGTCACGAAGTCGCCTCCCGCCCCGAAAATGGCTGATCCATTGGGCCTTCCTTGGTAG
- a CDS encoding ABC-F family ATP-binding cassette domain-containing protein has translation MLQINNLVFNGWGRKFFDDASVLLPVGAKVGLVGRNGVGKSTLFKLILGSLSPDGGEIALPKAARIGSVDQEHPATPISLIDTILEADLERAELTASLETAEPEAMGDIYMRLFDIDADGAPARAAEILAGLGFSTADLDRPMSEFSGGWRMRVALAAALFSAPDMLLLDEPTNYLDLEGALWLEARLKKYPHTALIISHDRELLNNSVDHILHVSEKKLDLYTGGYDDFETRRAENQRLATSAKSKQDAERAHLQSFVDRFKATASKAAQAQSRMKRLAKMQPVGLTIEERIAPFTLPSPKRPLAPPLMQLDEVDVGYADGVPVLKGLNLRLDVNDRIGLLGVNGAGKSTFAKLAAGALQPLSGRMQRDRRVEVGWFHQHQIEALDPQDTPMDIIRRSLPDASEAQRRSKLSQFGFNFDKQETIVDALSGGERARLLLNQVAMTAPHILILDEPTNHLDIDSRRALLDALNDYEGAVILVTHDRSLMELVADRLWLAADGHVKPFDGDMDDYAKFVLERTRAGQRAPSQVREGKQKKRARG, from the coding sequence ATGCTGCAGATCAACAATCTCGTCTTCAACGGCTGGGGCCGGAAGTTCTTCGACGATGCGAGCGTGCTCCTGCCGGTCGGGGCGAAGGTCGGGCTGGTCGGGCGGAACGGCGTCGGCAAGTCGACGCTGTTCAAGCTGATCCTCGGGTCGCTGTCGCCCGATGGCGGCGAGATCGCGCTGCCGAAGGCGGCGCGGATCGGGTCGGTCGACCAGGAGCATCCGGCAACGCCCATCAGCCTCATCGACACCATTCTCGAGGCCGATCTCGAACGCGCCGAGCTGACCGCGTCGCTGGAGACCGCCGAGCCGGAGGCGATGGGCGACATCTACATGCGCCTCTTCGACATCGATGCCGACGGCGCGCCGGCGCGGGCGGCGGAAATTCTGGCGGGCCTCGGCTTCTCCACCGCCGATCTCGACCGGCCGATGTCGGAATTTTCCGGCGGCTGGCGCATGCGCGTGGCGCTGGCGGCGGCGCTGTTCTCGGCGCCCGACATGCTCCTCCTCGACGAGCCGACGAACTATCTCGATCTCGAAGGCGCGCTGTGGCTGGAAGCGCGGCTGAAAAAATATCCGCATACCGCGCTGATCATCAGCCATGACCGCGAGCTCCTGAACAATTCCGTCGACCACATCCTGCATGTCTCGGAAAAGAAGCTCGACCTCTACACCGGCGGCTACGACGACTTCGAGACGCGCCGGGCCGAAAACCAGCGCCTCGCGACCTCGGCAAAATCGAAGCAGGACGCCGAGCGCGCCCATCTCCAGAGTTTCGTCGACCGCTTCAAGGCGACGGCCTCCAAGGCCGCGCAGGCGCAGTCGCGGATGAAGCGCCTCGCCAAGATGCAACCCGTCGGCCTCACCATCGAGGAGCGCATCGCGCCCTTCACGCTGCCCTCGCCGAAACGCCCGCTGGCGCCGCCCTTGATGCAGCTCGACGAGGTCGACGTCGGCTATGCCGACGGCGTGCCGGTGCTGAAGGGGCTGAACCTTCGCCTCGACGTCAACGACCGAATCGGCCTTCTCGGCGTCAACGGCGCGGGCAAGTCGACCTTCGCAAAACTCGCCGCCGGCGCCCTGCAGCCTTTGTCCGGGCGCATGCAGCGCGACCGCCGGGTGGAAGTCGGCTGGTTCCACCAGCACCAGATCGAGGCGCTGGACCCGCAGGACACGCCGATGGACATCATCCGGCGGTCGCTGCCGGACGCCTCCGAGGCGCAGCGGCGCTCGAAGCTGTCGCAGTTCGGCTTCAATTTCGACAAGCAGGAGACGATCGTCGACGCGCTGTCGGGCGGCGAGCGGGCGCGGCTGCTGCTGAACCAGGTGGCGATGACGGCGCCGCACATCCTCATCCTCGACGAGCCGACGAACCATCTCGACATCGATTCCCGCCGGGCGCTGCTCGACGCCTTGAACGACTACGAGGGTGCCGTCATCCTCGTCACGCATGACCGCTCGCTGATGGAACTCGTCGCCGACCGCCTGTGGCTCGCCGCCGACGGCCATGTGAAGCCCTTCGACGGCGACATGGACGACTACGCCAAATTCGTCCTCGAACGCACCCGCGCCGGCCAGCGCGCGCCGAGCCAGGTCCGCGAAGGCAAGCAGAAGAAACGCGCCCGGGGATAA
- the exbB gene encoding tonB-system energizer ExbB, with the protein MPRFSARSGPMCPSRQLAAVCLALAVLVAPAAAQDAPASPAPAEAPAAPATQPALAAPTAPAASSSPSPSPAPVLPATPSGPATSPAPAPEQSSPVVQPSGPGEAAAGAAPEDATGAPALSAPVETAPPFADAPTADAGRDGPAATLPHDLSPFGMFMAADIVVKAVMLGLAFASVVTWTIWLAKALELAMARRRATRALRRLERAESLGEITTVERDRAWPKRGPVAALAAAAALEITRSQHLAADGIKERVQIALQRIEARAGRSMSRGTGLLATIGSTAPFVGLFGTVWGIMNAFIGISRANTTNLAVVAPGIAEALLATAIGLVAAIPAVIIYNVFARSIAGYRAVLADASAEVLRHLSRDLDRRERFVAGERRQAAE; encoded by the coding sequence ATGCCACGCTTTTCCGCCCGGTCCGGACCGATGTGCCCCTCGCGCCAGCTGGCGGCCGTCTGTCTCGCGCTGGCGGTGCTGGTCGCGCCCGCCGCCGCGCAGGATGCGCCGGCAAGCCCGGCGCCCGCCGAAGCGCCTGCTGCGCCGGCCACACAGCCGGCTCTTGCCGCGCCGACCGCACCTGCCGCTTCAAGCTCCCCTTCGCCGTCCCCTGCCCCCGTCCTACCCGCGACCCCGTCGGGTCCAGCGACATCTCCCGCCCCGGCTCCTGAACAAAGCTCGCCCGTCGTTCAGCCGTCCGGACCGGGCGAAGCGGCGGCCGGTGCGGCACCCGAAGACGCCACGGGCGCACCGGCGCTTTCAGCGCCAGTCGAAACGGCCCCGCCCTTCGCCGACGCTCCGACCGCCGACGCCGGTCGCGACGGCCCGGCCGCGACCCTGCCGCACGATCTCTCGCCCTTCGGCATGTTCATGGCCGCCGACATCGTCGTGAAGGCGGTGATGCTGGGCCTTGCCTTCGCCTCGGTGGTCACCTGGACGATCTGGCTCGCCAAGGCGCTGGAACTGGCGATGGCGCGCCGCCGCGCCACCCGCGCCCTTCGGCGGCTGGAGCGCGCCGAAAGCCTCGGCGAGATCACCACAGTCGAGCGCGACAGGGCGTGGCCGAAGCGCGGCCCCGTGGCAGCGCTCGCCGCTGCCGCCGCGCTCGAGATCACCCGCTCGCAGCACCTCGCGGCCGACGGTATCAAGGAGCGCGTTCAGATCGCGCTGCAGCGCATCGAGGCGCGGGCCGGCCGCTCGATGTCGCGGGGCACCGGCCTTCTCGCCACCATCGGCTCGACCGCGCCCTTCGTCGGCCTGTTCGGCACGGTCTGGGGCATCATGAACGCCTTCATCGGCATTTCCCGCGCCAACACGACCAACCTTGCCGTCGTCGCGCCCGGCATCGCCGAGGCGCTGCTCGCCACCGCCATCGGCCTCGTCGCCGCCATTCCCGCGGTCATCATCTACAACGTCTTCGCCCGTTCCATCGCCGGCTACCGCGCGGTCCTCGCCGATGCCTCGGCCGAAGTGCTGCGCCATCTCAGCCGCGATCTCGACCGCCGCGAGCGCTTCGTCGCGGGCGAGCGGCGGCAGGCGGCGGAGTAG
- the exbD gene encoding TonB system transport protein ExbD, with protein sequence MGIKLGSGSDDDTGEVSDINVTPFIDVVLVLLIIFMVAAPLSTVDVPVDLPVSNAAPQQRPEEPIFLTVQADLSLSLGNETVAREALQAVLDRQSEGDREQRIFLRADGAVAYSELMTVMNVLRSAGYLKIGLVGLEDTAAPAGPSAPGAGGPGTLAPSLPASPGDAPALPTP encoded by the coding sequence GTGGGGATCAAGCTCGGCTCCGGCAGCGACGACGATACCGGCGAGGTTTCCGACATCAACGTGACGCCGTTCATCGACGTCGTCCTCGTCCTCCTCATCATCTTCATGGTCGCCGCTCCCCTGTCGACGGTCGACGTGCCCGTCGACCTGCCGGTTTCCAACGCCGCGCCGCAGCAGCGGCCGGAGGAGCCGATCTTTCTCACCGTGCAGGCGGACCTCTCGCTGTCTCTCGGCAACGAGACGGTCGCGCGCGAAGCGCTGCAGGCGGTTCTCGACCGGCAGAGCGAAGGTGACCGGGAGCAGCGCATCTTTCTGCGCGCCGACGGGGCGGTCGCCTACAGCGAACTCATGACCGTGATGAACGTGCTGCGCTCGGCCGGCTACCTGAAGATCGGCCTCGTCGGCCTCGAGGATACCGCAGCGCCGGCCGGCCCTTCCGCGCCGGGCGCCGGCGGCCCCGGCACTCTCGCACCGTCCCTTCCTGCCTCGCCGGGCGACGCGCCCGCGCTCCCGACGCCATGA
- a CDS encoding TonB family protein: protein MTEAPDLRALEASGSGAWRWGLAASVVAAAYGGLVWLAFAMPPPEGTIGEINEAVMIELEPVTAEVEAPPPAPEPVEEPAPEVAEAPAEPVAPPPEPAPEPLPTPEPVVEEPPPEVTPPPPEPPVTRPPPEPPLPEPPPPEPEIVEPEPLPEPEEIVPDLPAVETEAEAILNAPIPMARPTPPRPQPIRKEVRKPPPPKKKTVAEKPARREVTRATPRRTATTERSDSAPARNASSAPRVSPASWQRRAVSHFRKFRRKVTISTRGVARVAVTIDRGGRVVSARLASSSGNGDFDAEAIALVRRASPIPAPPEGVGGRTVSLVVPVNM, encoded by the coding sequence ATGACCGAGGCTCCCGACCTACGCGCCCTCGAGGCATCCGGCAGCGGCGCCTGGCGCTGGGGCCTGGCGGCGAGTGTCGTCGCCGCCGCCTATGGTGGGCTCGTCTGGCTTGCTTTTGCGATGCCGCCGCCGGAAGGCACCATCGGCGAGATCAACGAAGCCGTGATGATCGAACTGGAGCCGGTGACGGCCGAAGTCGAAGCACCGCCGCCTGCCCCCGAACCGGTGGAAGAACCCGCGCCGGAAGTCGCCGAGGCGCCGGCCGAGCCTGTGGCGCCGCCGCCGGAGCCTGCCCCCGAGCCTCTGCCGACGCCCGAACCCGTCGTCGAGGAGCCACCGCCGGAGGTGACGCCGCCGCCGCCCGAGCCCCCGGTCACACGGCCGCCGCCGGAGCCACCGCTGCCGGAGCCGCCCCCGCCAGAACCCGAGATCGTCGAACCCGAGCCGCTCCCCGAGCCGGAGGAGATCGTGCCGGATCTGCCGGCGGTGGAGACCGAGGCCGAGGCGATCCTGAACGCCCCCATCCCGATGGCCCGCCCGACCCCGCCCCGGCCACAGCCGATCCGAAAGGAAGTCCGCAAGCCGCCGCCGCCGAAGAAGAAGACCGTGGCCGAGAAGCCGGCGCGCCGCGAGGTCACCCGCGCCACTCCCCGGCGCACCGCGACCACCGAGCGCTCCGACTCCGCGCCGGCGCGCAATGCGTCGTCGGCGCCACGCGTCTCGCCGGCCTCCTGGCAGCGCCGGGCGGTCAGCCATTTCCGGAAATTCCGGCGCAAGGTGACCATCTCGACGAGGGGCGTCGCCCGCGTGGCGGTGACCATCGACCGCGGCGGCCGCGTGGTCTCCGCTCGTCTCGCCAGCTCTTCCGGCAACGGCGATTTCGATGCCGAAGCCATAGCGCTGGTGCGGCGCGCGAGCCCGATCCCCGCCCCGCCCGAGGGCGTTGGCGGGCGCACCGTCTCGCTGGTCGTGCCCGTCAACATGTAG
- a CDS encoding fumarylacetoacetate hydrolase family protein, which produces MKLLRHGPLGGEKPGLLATDGTIRDLSGAIGDLDAARLSAEGLAEIAALDPMSLPVVDAATRLGCPVSRVGKFIAIGLNFSDHAAESGLPVPEEPVVFMKATSCIVGPNDDVMLPKDSVKTDWEVELGIVIGATARHVSEEKALDCVAGYALIHDVSEREFQIERGGTWDKGKGCDTFGPIGPWLVTKDEVGDVQALGMWLDVNGVRKQTGTTATMIFSAAHIVSYVSRFMTLEPGDVITTGTPPGVGMGMKPPQYLKAGDVVTLGIDKLGSQRQTVVAFDAVYPAAAE; this is translated from the coding sequence ATGAAACTGTTACGCCACGGTCCGCTCGGCGGCGAGAAACCGGGTCTCTTGGCCACCGACGGCACGATCCGCGACCTGTCGGGCGCGATCGGCGACCTCGATGCCGCCCGCCTGTCAGCCGAGGGTCTGGCCGAGATCGCGGCACTCGATCCGATGAGCCTGCCGGTCGTGGATGCGGCAACGCGTCTCGGCTGCCCCGTCTCCCGGGTCGGCAAGTTCATCGCCATCGGCCTGAACTTTTCCGATCACGCGGCCGAATCCGGCCTGCCGGTGCCGGAGGAGCCCGTCGTCTTCATGAAGGCGACGAGCTGCATCGTCGGACCGAACGACGACGTGATGCTGCCGAAGGATTCCGTCAAGACCGACTGGGAGGTCGAACTGGGCATCGTCATCGGCGCCACGGCCCGCCATGTCAGCGAGGAGAAGGCGCTGGACTGCGTCGCCGGCTACGCCCTCATCCATGACGTGTCGGAGCGCGAATTCCAGATCGAGCGTGGCGGCACCTGGGATAAGGGCAAGGGTTGCGATACCTTCGGCCCGATCGGCCCCTGGCTCGTCACCAAGGACGAGGTCGGCGACGTCCAGGCGCTCGGCATGTGGCTCGATGTCAATGGTGTGCGCAAGCAGACCGGCACCACCGCGACGATGATCTTTTCGGCCGCCCACATCGTCTCCTATGTCAGCCGCTTCATGACGCTGGAGCCGGGCGACGTCATCACCACCGGCACGCCGCCCGGTGTCGGCATGGGCATGAAGCCGCCGCAGTATCTGAAGGCGGGCGACGTCGTGACGCTCGGCATCGACAAGCTCGGCAGCCAGCGCCAGACGGTCGTCGCCTTCGACGCCGTCTACCCCGCGGCGGCGGAATGA
- a CDS encoding SDR family NAD(P)-dependent oxidoreductase yields MSGRFSGRRAVVTGGAAGIGLTVARRIVAEGGTVAIWDRDAERAAAEAATLGGMAVSLDIADWPSVEKAAAETAERLGGIDILVASAGITGPNATLEDYPPDAWRKVFDVNVHGLFHCDKAVVPFMRTGGYGRIVNIASVAGKEGNPNASAYSASKAAVIGLTKSLGKELATTGITVNCVTPAAVKTAIFDQMSEAHIAFMLSKIPIGRFGTVDEVASLVCWLASEECSFTTSAVFDISGGRATY; encoded by the coding sequence ATGAGCGGGCGCTTCTCCGGCCGCCGGGCGGTCGTCACCGGGGGTGCCGCCGGTATCGGCCTCACCGTCGCGCGGCGGATCGTCGCCGAGGGCGGCACGGTGGCGATCTGGGACCGCGATGCCGAACGGGCAGCGGCAGAGGCCGCCACGCTCGGCGGCATGGCCGTGTCGCTCGACATCGCCGACTGGCCGTCCGTCGAAAAGGCTGCGGCCGAAACGGCGGAAAGGCTCGGCGGCATCGACATTCTCGTCGCTTCCGCCGGCATCACCGGTCCGAACGCCACGCTCGAGGACTATCCGCCGGACGCCTGGAGAAAGGTCTTCGACGTCAACGTCCACGGCCTCTTCCACTGCGACAAGGCGGTGGTGCCGTTCATGCGGACCGGCGGCTACGGCCGCATCGTGAACATCGCCTCGGTCGCCGGCAAGGAGGGCAATCCCAACGCGTCGGCCTATTCCGCCTCCAAGGCGGCGGTGATCGGCCTCACCAAGTCGCTCGGCAAGGAATTGGCGACAACCGGCATCACGGTAAACTGCGTGACGCCGGCAGCGGTGAAGACGGCGATCTTCGACCAGATGAGCGAGGCGCATATCGCCTTCATGCTGTCGAAGATCCCCATCGGCCGCTTTGGCACGGTCGACGAGGTCGCCAGCCTCGTCTGCTGGCTCGCCAGCGAGGAATGCTCCTTCACGACCTCCGCGGTCTTCGACATTTCCGGGGGTCGCGCAACCTACTGA